The DNA sequence AGTTCCGCAAAGAGTATTGCACACACCTTCCCGTTGCCAAGGTCAACAAGATTGACTCTGGCCCCAGCTTCCATCTTGGGTTGACTACCCTCaaaaaacacatcaaggtatTGATATAAGGCGACACGGCCATTCTGGTAGTTAACCAAAATGGCAAACACCTTCTCCGAGATAACAAGTGGTTCATCAAACTCCTCCCCATACTCATCATGCGTAAGGCAAACCGTGTAGTTGTTGCTGCTGCCGAGACCCAGAAGGGGCACAGAAATTTTTGGGGGATAAGTATTACGAAAGGGGCCAAGTTCAGTACTACTGCAAATGTACCTACCATTGATGAATTTCGAAAGATTGTTATCAGCGTCGGGCTCAACTATCCAAGTCTCTGTTATGGGGTCGAAGTGGGCCAAATAGGAGTCTGTCTCGTTCCCCGTGTCCGATGAAACAAAGACGGTGTTGTGGAGGACGAACACGACAAGGTTGGCACCTACCCGTTCGTAGTCCGGAGGAGGGTTTAACTGTTTCCAAACTCTAGAATCATGATGAAGAACGAAAAGTCCAGGATATATGGCCAGTGGATCTATACAGAAGTAAACATCGCCTGAGCCTGGCGTGTTTGCGATGGATGATCCATAAAGAGGGGCGGGTACACCATCCAGTGATTCCACAGGCCTAATACTGCGCTCATCAAATTTGAATTCGTAGGTGTTCCAGGAGTTGGAATCAGCACCGAGAGGTCTAGGGCAGGACACCGCCATATAAATCTTGGAGTCGAACTCGAAAGGACATAAATCAGGATCTGGAAGTTTCAAATCGAAATCGAACGGTGGTGGAGGCAAACAAGTCCAATCTTTGACATCATCTTCTTGTTTCTTTAAATTGCTTAGTTTGATCACGAACAACTTGTTAGAAGTAACAAGGCAAAGGCACGCTTCCTCCGCCATTTCAACCTGCTCCGCTTTTCGCCTTTTTGTCTCAGCAGCATCCAATTCCGCCATCACTCTCTCTGATCGAACAACGAGATCACCACTGTTAGGGTAAAGTActggagaaaagaaaaaaaatggtgaTGCAGTTTCATGAAATAAATTTTCATTGACGAAAGCTCAATGTGGGAATTTGATTATATGATATGGTCTGTGATTGTGAGTTAGCTAACCAAGTTTGTCTATAATTTCAAGAGCATTAAAATGCTATTATCTTGGAGTAACTTTTCCAAAAGCTTAACATTGCAATTATCTTATATTTCAATATTTGGCAAGACTGCAAGACTCACACGCAGAAAATATGACAAATTAATATGTGACTTCCCTGAAAGAAATCATCCGACCATTACAATAGATAATTGACACCCAAATAAGGGTCTTCATTACTCTATAAGGCATCCAATATAAACCGATTGTTATTTCCGAATCTAGTACAAAAATTTCGTCAAGAGACAAATGAAAACGCATATAAATTACATGGTTCATCATTCCCTGGAAAAACATTACAATATAAAAACGGAGAACATAAATTTCATGAATCATTCAGCAACTAATTCAGGCGAACCCTTAGATTTCAGCCATGATTTAGCTGCTTCCAGTGTAGTCAAAAACCAGCCAGCCTTATCGGGAGCTTCGTGGAATGGAGCATTCAGTTCCTTCAAATGTGATTCGAATACATTCGCCAAACCTTTATCTGAATACTTGTGCTTCCCATGCCCAGTGTTAATTCCAAGCAGAGGTGGAAGTTCCTCTCCAGATTCCAAAACATCAGACAAATCTTTTATCCAGACATGAAATGCGGTCAGCGCGGCTCCAAGTGAGAGACTCTTTACATGCAACGACCACTGAGTTTGAGTTTTGGACTGTATTTCTGTATATATCTCGAGTGTCAAGCCCAGGTCGAGAAGCTCGCAAGCTCTGTCCAACAAATCCAGGTTGACACAGAGATCAATAAGAGAATTGCAAATGGCCTTCTTTACCACATCAATAACTGAATTGAACAGTTCTGATGCATCACTTCTAAAATCTCCCTCCTTCTGTTCCACCAAATATCTCACCACAGACCCGATCTTTGGATTAGCTTTCTCCAGACAATTTGCTAGCTTCCCAAGTTCTTCTTTTGGTGTTTGGGTCATAACATTCAGAAGACACCCACAGAAGCGATCATCTGGAGTGAGTCCCAAATCTAATAGTTGATTGAATGTCTTCACAACGTCATCCGTACGCTTGACTTTTCCATAGCACTGGACAAGTGATGTCAGCACAAAAATAGTAGGCTCAAATCCAGATTCAACCATTTCGTTGTACGTATTTTCAGCCTGTGAAACCATCCCACTGCAAGAATATATGGTAATCAAGGATGAGAAGGTCCAACTATCGGGATTGCAAGTCCCAGAACTTTTCATATCTTCGTAAACTTCAAATGCTTCATCTATGTAGCCAACATCAGCACACATAGCTAGAAGGGTATTATAAAGAAGTGTATTCATCTCCAGCCCACTTTCCCTCATTTCCTTATAGACAATGAGTGCATCTTCGCAAAATCGTGCTCTGCCATAGGCTCGTATGAGAGATGCATAGGTCGCCCAAGTTGGTGAAAATCCATTGCTAGTCATCTCTTTATATATACTCTTGGCCTGCCATGGCCTCTTAGCTCTCCCCATGGCATCCAACAGAGTGTTATAGATAACCATGTTAGGCTTAACGCCAAGAACCTTCATTTCTTCATAGACATTTAAACACCCATCGTAATTTTTGGCCACACCATACATTCTAATCAATGTTGCAAAAGTCACGGTATCAATTCGCCACTTCTCTGTTCTGGCACGATCATAGAGGCTCAAAGCCATATCAATATTACCAGCTCGTCCATAAGCATCAATCATGGCCGAGTATGTAACTTCGTCGGGCTCACACCCGAAGGTGGGCATCTTTTCAAACCACTCAACAGCCTTATCAGGCAGAGAACACATCCTAGCACAGCTAATTATAGTTGAGAATGTAACATTATCAGGTTTGACCGCTCTctgaagcatttcatcaaacagctTCTCTGCTCCATTCAAATCCTTACACTTCC is a window from the Arachis hypogaea cultivar Tifrunner chromosome 1, arahy.Tifrunner.gnm2.J5K5, whole genome shotgun sequence genome containing:
- the LOC112706383 gene encoding pentatricopeptide repeat-containing protein At4g16390, chloroplastic gives rise to the protein MAYHVCSSPSLHSLSPSIGSSSSSFKFNHKVRNFASSFQPPSTSLTPSQSRTFLHANRVSLQESVPKLAEDADIEKDSKFEDPVEKSSSSSKNYVWVNPKSPRAKQLRKKSYNTRYTNLVKIANSLDSCNPTEHDVSEILKSLGDKVLEQDGVIVLNNMVSSQTAPLVLKYFQNKIRPSREVILYNVTLKVFRKCKDLNGAEKLFDEMLQRAVKPDNVTFSTIISCARMCSLPDKAVEWFEKMPTFGCEPDEVTYSAMIDAYGRAGNIDMALSLYDRARTEKWRIDTVTFATLIRMYGVAKNYDGCLNVYEEMKVLGVKPNMVIYNTLLDAMGRAKRPWQAKSIYKEMTSNGFSPTWATYASLIRAYGRARFCEDALIVYKEMRESGLEMNTLLYNTLLAMCADVGYIDEAFEVYEDMKSSGTCNPDSWTFSSLITIYSCSGMVSQAENTYNEMVESGFEPTIFVLTSLVQCYGKVKRTDDVVKTFNQLLDLGLTPDDRFCGCLLNVMTQTPKEELGKLANCLEKANPKIGSVVRYLVEQKEGDFRSDASELFNSVIDVVKKAICNSLIDLCVNLDLLDRACELLDLGLTLEIYTEIQSKTQTQWSLHVKSLSLGAALTAFHVWIKDLSDVLESGEELPPLLGINTGHGKHKYSDKGLANVFESHLKELNAPFHEAPDKAGWFLTTLEAAKSWLKSKGSPELVAE